GCCGGGAAGGGCTGAAAAGGAagcggcggcttcgcgctcaggcccagggaggcggaggggagctggggtggggagcggttcccctgcatgccccctgggttacctgctgcagcgcgggtGATCCTCCTTGCACCTCCCCCGtcccacctcacctccactctgcctccttgggcctgaagcggagaagcagagcggggcagagAGTAACTCAggggcggaggcgagctggggctcGGCGGGGacgtgccggtgggtgctctgcacccaccaaattttccccgtgggtgctccagccctggaacacccatggagtcagtggcctagggcaccacttttggccagttgttaaatttagaagcctttttagaaccggttgtccaaATTTAACAATCGGTTCTGGGAACcggttccagctcaccactggttacccctctacattctgaaaatttaccgtttattcctaccctttgttccctgtcttttaaccagttctcagtccatgaaaggatcttccctcttatcccatgacaacttaatttacattagagcctttggtgagggaccttgtcaaaggctttctggaaatctaaggaCACTGTGTCCACTgcatcccccttgtccacatgtttgttgaccccctcaaagaactctaatagattagtaagacatgatctccctttacagaaaccatgttgacttttgtgcaacaatttatgttcttctaggtgtctgacaattttattctttactattgtttcaactaatttgcccggtactgacgttagacttaccggtctgtaattgccaggatcacctctagagcctctcttaaatattggtgttacattaggtatcttccagtcactgggtacagtagctgatttaaaggacaggttacaaaccatagttaatagttccgcaatttcacatttgagttctttcagaactcttgggtgaatgccatctggtcccggtgacttgttactgttaagtttctcaattccaaaacctcctctagtgtcacttcaatctgtgacaattcctcagatttgtcacctataaaagatggctcaggtttgggaatctccctaacatcttcagccgtgaagactgaagcaagaattcatttagtttctccgcgatgactttatcgtctttaagtgctccttttgtatctcgatcgtccagaggccccactggttgtttagcaggcttcctgcttctgatgtacttaaaaaacattttgttattaccttttgagtttttggctagctgttcttcaaactccttttttgcttttcttattacatttttacatttaatttggcagtgtttgcCAGAGCAAGAACACCAGGCTTCAGCTGGGGAAAAGGGTCTGGCCTCTCAGCAACCTGCTGCCATGCAGGCCTGCCTGCTGGACTGTCCTGCTCCGAGCCATGACTTTACCTTCTGAATTTCCTCTGGGCTGAGCTTGGAGATGTTGAGGATCTGCTGGGCCTCCTGCAGGCTGATCCCTGAGATGCTGGTGGCTGCAGCAGACTGGGGTCCTGCACGTCCCCGCGCATCGGCCGCTGCTCGGCTGGCTGTTCAGAGAGACCCCAAGCTGATCACTCCTCCAGTCACAGCCCGCTCTCCCTGGAGCACCTGGCCACAGCGTTCACAGGAGAGCTTACCTGGGGCTATTGAACATGCAAAGGGAAGTGCTACAGGACCTCTATGGACATAAGGGAACGGGGGTGGGAGCGCAGGGCGTGGCCACATGAGCCAAGGatgcctgggttcaattccagtcTGTCACAGGGTGTGTGCGGCAATGGGGATgatcctgccctccctcccagaggATCCCCCTGCTCTCTGTACAGCACTCAGAGCTGTTCCCACCAGGGCCACCCAGTAAGCCTGGCCCAGTCAGCCACCGAGCAGGGCCCCCAGGAAACACTGGAATCCCAGCCCAggtccccctccctgctccctgcctggtaGCAGTTCGTGTTACTAGCCTGGGTCCGTGGAGGTAACACGCTAACACTAACGCACATTACTGAGCAGTTCTCACAAGTGAAGGTGCCAATCCaggctgccttccccagccacaggctgcagggggagctcagcagcacaggccCGGTGCCCGCCAGCAGAGCCAAGGCTGGGGGTCACCCTCAAGGACAACATGAGGTTTCCATGGATATCCCCCTTGGATGCAAGAGACAAGGCTGGCGACTGTGACTGGTGCTTACCTGCAAATTCCTGCCTGAGCGCCCGAGCGAAGGCCCTGCCCACCACCTGCACCCCCACCACGATGATCTGCGCCAGGTACTTGGCCTGCAGACAAAGCACAAGCAGTCAAATGCCTCCTGCTGACAGGGGCCTACAGAAGGGGCCTTCTGAGTGGGTGTGTCCAGGTTACTCCTCGGACCTTGCATCGTTCAGGAAGGGAATCAGGTAAATAGGGAGATCCAGCGGCTCCCCCTCCCGCGCACAACTCAGGCACTAGTCAGCTTAAAAGCACTCTCCTCCCCCAAAGCATTCACCCTGCCAAAACACCAGCAATCGGTTAGCCCAGCCAGTGACACATGGGACCAAAAGAGCCTGGGGCAGATCAGGGACCAATAGGGCCAGTGCCCTGGGACTAGTTAAATCACTGGCTATGGGAGCCCAGGAAAGGCAGCCAGAGGCGACCCCAATGCTCGCTGGGCACTGGATGCAAAAGGGAAGGGAGACCGCACAGCTGGCGATGCACAGTGCGGCTCTAGACAAACCCtgcactggggggcggggggagacttCACCAGACCGTGCACCTGAATTCAGAGTAACCCCAGCCTTTGCGCCCAGCAGCCCGGGTGTTCCTGTTACGCAGCGAGCGCCTTCTAGCGGCCAGGCAGCTGCACGTccctgctggctggctgcagggcaaggccagcccggccctgggcaccGGAAACGGAGGAGCAGCTAATGCCCCTGCATTAGCATGTGAACGCGACCAGACAGGCCGCTGTACACGGACGCCAGGCGCTGGGCTCACCCCTCCCAGCGGCGGTCAGGAGCCCGGGCAGAGCGGGTCGAGGGCCGCCCgggcccccctcccccgagccagGGGAGCGTTCCCAGCCCCCAGGGCCTCGGCACACGCACGCTCTGCCCAGGGCCGCTTGCCATGGACAGAGCGTACCGGGGCGGCGGACGGATGGCTCCCTGACCTCGCGCCGCCGGCACCGGGGGGAGAGCCCGGCACCGGGGGGAGCCCGGGGGCTGTTCTGGGCCGCCCAGGCTGCTGCCGCTCAGACGGGCCCGGCCGAGCCGCACGGAACCAGCCGCTTTCCGCGGGCCGGGGCCGGCGGCTGCCCGGGCTCCCCCCAGCGCCGCGAGGGGCCCCGCGGGCGAGTCCGTGGACCCAACCTCCGGCGCCCGCCGGGCAGAGGGGCCCGGGGCCGGCACCCCGCGGCGGGGCCTGCGCAGGACGGAGCGCGGCTGGGGAGCCCCGGCTCGGGGCagcgcccccggccccgctcaCCATGTCCCCGGCGCTTCCGGCCTGTagcaggctccggctcagggaGCGAAGGGCAGCGGCCCCCGCGGGGGCGCCATAGAGACGGCGCTGGGCAGAGTGTCCCCGCGGCCAGCGAGTGGTAGGTGCCGAGCGCCGCGCGAGAGGGGAGCGCGCCCCCTGGCGGACGGCGGGGAGGCtgcagcgggggcggggctgggtgccCCTGTCCCGGGAGCCAGGCCGCTCATCCCCATCGTTGCCCCAGCGCCCCCCGGCCTGACCCCAAGCCACCCTCCGCGGTGCGGGGGGGCAGCCGCGCCACGGCCCATCTGCAGCGCTTGGGTTGGGGCTTTGGGTCCTGGCCCGGCCCGAGATCCGCCACGCTCCGCACCCGCGGCCCCTGGGGTGTGTCCCCCCGGCTGGGACCGGCCACGTGGGCACAGCCATgagggcccggcccggcccggcccgatCTCCCTGGCAGGGAGGACGCGGGGGCAGCAGGGAACTGCCTGAGCCCGGGCGAGCTGAGTGCCCTGGGATCAACACTGGCTGGGGTGGCCAGGCAGGGAGGCGAGCCTGGAAACCCTGGGCAGgcgccccagctctggggcagcccacCAAGTCAACAGAGTTGGAGACCCCAGAGCTCCCACGTTCGTGACTCCAGCCGTGGCTCTGGGGCAGCTTGACAGGTGAACGACCCCTGAGCCAGACCTCCAGTCCCTTGAATGGCCAATTTCAACATGTTTAGGTTTGGTTCCAAATCACTACAAACCCAGACTTCAAACGATCAGCCAAGGGGGGGGCGGGCTTTCGTAGGTTGCCCTTGCTGCCTGCCTTCCACCCATGCCCGGTGCAATAGCAGTCACTAGAACAACAGGGAGCCAACAGTTACCCTGTGGCAATGGCagttcccttcccccagggcctcGCATCCGAACTCAATCCTCTCCATGTTTTGGGTCACCTCCATGAGGGCACAGCCTTGCCCGCCCCCGGGCCCAGGCGTAACACAGCTGCAACTCCCAATCCCTCCCAGGCGGTGCCCGCACCAGGGGCAGCTGTCTCCCAAGCTGCAGGGAGTCCTAGTCCTGAGCTGTGAACACAGCCCCTGCAGGCTCCAAGCGGGCCAGGCCGGAGCGTCAGTGATGTGCCTAGTGGGAGCTGAGAGTGCCCGGCCCTGAAAACTGCTGGCTGCAAGACGATGCGCTGGGCTCGGGGGCTGGGGTGTACCACCGCTGCACCCCCGTATCCCACCAAGGAAAATggagggctggcagagccctgggaGGCACTTCCATTGGCCACAACTGTGGTGGTGAGCACTAAGGCTCACCCACAGGAGCACTGGGTCCGAGGGGAGAAGGCACAGTCGGCTGCAGTGGTTCAGGGACTCCCTGCCCACACTGGCTACCTGCATTGGGCTTGgccctcccagcagctgcagcccatgaGCTGGGCTGCAAAGACATCCAGATGACGGGCAAGTGGGAGTTGGCCACAGGCCAGCATCAACAGGGAGCTGCGGCACCAGCCAGCCAAGAGGCAGGTGTGAGAATCCATCCCCCACAGCcctggagaaggaggaggctTTGCCTGCCATGCTGCCTTTCAGGGACTATAGATTTCCTGCCTCCGTTTGTTTggtttaaaatatcattttttattaaaactcGCGGCGCCGTTTCAGAagccccctccctcctctccactgGCTTGCTGGCATTTGTCCTCTCCCAGCAGACACCCACTgagtccccacccccaggctcccgGGCCTTACAAAGCACAGCCCCAGTCCTGCTCTGGCACTTGGGCTTGCTGGCAAGGCAATGCCCCTTGCGGTGCCAGGCCCTCCAGGaagggctgggcagctgtgggtcTTGGCTCAGGGTAGCTCGGCTCTGCTCTCTCACCCCAAGAGAACATTCCCCCAGCGCCCAGGCAGGTCACATACTGAGCGACATCACGCACTCTCTGCGAGACACCGCCTAGGTGGGCTAAAGGCTCACACTGTTGGTGAAATATTGCGCAGAGCGAATGTAATGCTGGGGAAGGATGCCAGCCTGGCAGCCCTGGAGCCTGGAGGCGTCCAGACTGGGTATCCCATAAGCAGCAGGGCAAGCATCTGGAGCCCTCGGGTACCGCCCGCCCGAGCTGATGGGGCTGCTGCACTAAATGCCAGGGTCAGAGGGAAATCAGTAATAGTACCTGGAACTTGAGTCCAAGTTGTAACCAAGAGGGCACCACCCACCCGCAGCAGCAGCCTGTGCCCCAAGCCCAGCCTGGGGTAGAGGGGAGGCTCCAGAGGCGTGCCAGTGGGGTTGCAGTGGAAGCTCTGCTGCGGCTGGGCCCAGGCCTGGGCTGGCCGTGCCACACAGGCCGGGCACCCTTGGGTTCCTGAACCACAGTGCTAAGCTCCAGGCCTGTGCCATCCCTGCTCTCTGCCAAGGCTACCCACCAGCGACTCCTGCCCACCCTCCAGCCAGGCAGCCCTCGAGGCCAGGGTGTGGTGCCCCTCCTGGGAAGGCTTGTGCTTTGAATGTCTGCCGGAGGGGAAACAGAACAAGTGTGACTTCGCCTTCAGATCTGAACTGAAGAACAATCCCAGGCCAGACCCCTGCACTGGATCGACAGGTGCCAGTGAGCCAGGTGCAGCGGGGCGACAGCCGAACTCAGAGAAGACACTTGGCGTACACTGTGCCGCAGTGATTCCAGCCTCTGGCCCTTGCTCCCCGCAGCCTGAAAGACGCGTGAGGCATGTGCAAGTGCTCTGGAGTAAACTTGTGGAGGTGTTCAAGGCACCTGCAGCCCTGGGTATCAGGCCCCTAAAGCCCAGTGCGTTGTGAGCTGGGCTGGCctgaaggaggtgctgcaggCCGCGCCTTTGCTTGGGGGCCATGCTCAGTCGGGCTAAAGAGATTGTGTTGCGAGAACAGGGAGGGTTGGTGGCTATGAAAGGCCAGGCTGGGAAGCCCCCAGATCCCACGCTGGCATCCCCAGCTCCCCACggccctctccttccccagccttgCAGCCCTCAGGGTGGCTCTGTCCTTGCCCGCGGTGGTTACCACCACAGTGCCATCGGCTGGGGCCCAAGCACAATGTGAACATCAGCCGACCGATGAGCAGCTCTGCTCGAGGATGGGTGATTTGAGGTGCCCAGAGGAGCCTGCTGGTCCAACGGGCAGAGGGTATAAACTGGCCGAAGCCACGGCCAGCACGGCCAGCCCTGGCCCGGCAGCACCGCGGTCAGCAGAGTGTCCATagccctcccagaccccacacggAGAGGAGGGTGCAGCCTGGCGAAGCTGGCAGGATCTGGCTCACTCAGTCCATTAGCCCTTAGGTAACAAGGCAGAGCCTGGCGCAGAGCCGGCTTCCCGGGCTCTTTGGGAAAGGGCCTGGGCTGGGCCTGAGGCCCTCCAGGGAGATCAGTGCTGGATTGGGGAGCGGCGAAGCCCTGGGGTGTGGGCACAGTCCAGCAAAAAGCAAGGCCTCAGCGTGGGGGCTGTGAAGGCCAGGCAGGGAGGTGGGGAGCCAGCAGCATTGGCACGGAGGAGATTGCGGTCCCAGGAAACAGGAGTCACCCCTCCAGGGCTAGTCCTACAAAGAAAGAGATGGAGTGAGCGGGAGCCCGGGCAGGGTGCCTGGCACAGGGGTGTGATCACTGGACATGCTGCCCTCTCCGGATCCCCCCACGTCTCGGGCAGGGCACCTGGCACAGGGGTGTGATCACCAGGCATGCTGTCCTCTTGGGATTCCACCCCCCGTCTCGGGAGAGCTCCTGGCAGAGGAGTGTGATTGCTCTGTGCCTCCTCCAGAGCCCACAAGTCCCTCTGGATATGGAAGGCCATGAGGGTTTCTTCTCAGGGAACCGTCCGTAGCTCCTGCTGCCCAGCTTCCCCCGTGGGGGTGCGGAGCAGGAGGTGGGGTCCAGGCAGCACTGaggccccagctctcctcccctcACGGCCAGTGAACTGAGTGactggctcctgccccccacccccagggaagcGTGTCGCAACACCCCCCTGTCACCCCCAGAGCAGGCCCCCTGGCCCTACCCATTCCGCTTCATCCACCCCTTCGAAGGATTCCTGCGGCAGGGGGTCGTCCCGGTTACCCAACTTGGCCACCATCGCGCTCAGCAGCTGCGGGGAGAAGGGCAGGGCATCGGTGCTGTCCCGCAATGGGACCCAGGGGGCCTTCCCAGCGCTCACTGCCCCCATGGTGTCTGCTACTGGCAGCCGGGTGGTGGAATACAGGCCCTGCAGccccgctcccctgccccaggcacagAATGGAGACTAACTGTCCAGTGGGCACTGTTGTGCCAgatactcccccctcccctgggagTTCTGGTGGGTCAGTGTCTTGCAGGAGGCTCCATGGGGCTGATGGGTGGGTTCAGTgcctggtggggaaggggcttcAGGGGGCTGGTGGGCAGGGTTAgcacccagcagggagggggctctgtgggggggggggtcagtgcctgGCATGGACAACGGGGGTAGGGGGGCACCCAGTAGGGTCAGTGGTCCCCAGCACTGGGCCAGGTCCAGACtgcagctgtgggggcagggggcctggcTGGGCAGTGCTAGCTGAGGTGAGTCAAAGCACACAGATCCCCGGGGCagcccacctcctccttcttctgcTCATCAGACTTCTCCTCCAGGTAGACCGAGGCCGGGACGTACTTCCGGGACGGCACATCCTGTGGGGCTGCGCTCACTGGCACAGATGGGTccggagggagagagcagcaTCAGCACCCACctcctcaccctctgcccccccccccccccggtaccgGCCAGCCCCGAGCTCGCCAGCCTTCACAAAGGGCCACCGAAGAACGGCTCCCGCCTGGCCTCCTCCTGTCCCAGAGAGAGACGCCAGCCTGGGGTGCGGACCCTGCCTGCCCAGAGCCTGGCAAGGACCCCCAgatccctctccctgcccaccctgagCCCAGCAAGGGTTTGCCGGTCTGATCAGCCTCAGCTGGGTCTATGGGTCCTTCTCCCAGTGCCACATAGCTGGggacacctcctcccctgagtgccctcactccaccccccgaCGCTGGTGCGTGTGGGGAAGAGGAAGGTGCATGGGACCCACTCTGCACCACCCAGAGGCCAGCCGCCACCTGCGCTGCGCCCGGCGCTCTGGGCCCCTCCGCCTCCCATGGCCTTGCCCTCACCCACCTGGCGTCATGTCCCGGGGCTGCAGGCTGATGGTGCGGTGCTGCCCATCGGTGCCCGCGTACCAGGCCGCGGCGGAGAGGGCTGGCTCCCAGCACACTGCAGTGGCCGGGTAGATGTCGTCCTGGAAATAGTCCTTCTGCACATGGGAGGAAGGCCGGGGTTAGGGGCTATGCTGGGTGAAGGGGCTCGGCCTGGCCAGCTGCctaagggagggggcaggcagcacGGCAGGGCTCGCTCCTTGGGGCTCAGACTGTCCTGGCCCAGCCCCCCGCGCAGCCCAGGGAGTCCGATGCCACCCACCTTGACTCGCGGGACCCTGAAGGCGACCGGCTCGATGGAGTTCTGCCTCAGGCGCAGAGCCCTGGCAAAGTCCACCTCCCGCACATCGCACTCCGTCTTGGGCAGGAACACAAAGCCCTGGGAAAGCAGAGAGGGAGATGTCAGAGTCCCCCAGTGCCTGGCAGCACCACCCCTTGGGGGCCTGGCCCCTGTGAATCTCACTTCCGGGGCACTGGGGATACCGCCGAGTCCTACTTTCTTCTTCAGCGAGGGGCAGGGATGGCAACGGGGTGACGGACCCCCAGGAGGCCGTATTCAGGCAGTGTTGCTGGCTCCCTGGCGCTGCCTACTCAGGGCACAGGATTTGTGCAGGCTCCATGGCCCTCTGCAGAGTTACAAAGCAAAGCGAGAGAGGAAAGGCCTGAACCACCAatgagatgcagccacttctggtgtGGAACGTGGCAGCTGATTAACAGCCCAGGAAAACAGCATGCAAATAAAGAAACCTGACAGTCATTTGACACTGCAGTGGGGCTGAATGGAGGCAGAACATCCTTACCCCAATTGGAACAGGAGCCCAGCCTGGCAACCCGACCCCTGCAAAAAGTGCCATGGGGTAGAACACAAAGGATGGTGCtgtcccctggccccaccctctcctcctgcttctgcctctccccagaacACTCTCTACAGCACCCTGTGCCACAGGGCTCCTGGTGCAGGATGGGATGCCTGGGTTGTGAAGGCCAGGTGCCCAAAGCCCACGAGAAAGACCCTGCCCCCATGGGACCGGTCTGTCGGCTGCCTATGTGGGCAACGCGCTCACCATGCCAGCCCCTGGGGCTCAGCACGAGGAAGGGCAGTTCAGGGTTTCAGAGCCTCCTTTTCTCCCTTCCTGTGCCACACCCCACACTATGGAAAGCCAAGCCCCCGGGCGCACCTCTAACCTGGTGCCCGCCCATGGACCCCCATGCCCAGAGGGGGATGCGGAGCTCCTGCCCACCGCCGGCCAGCATGCAGTGAGAGGGACGGCTGCAGTCTCCAGCAGCCCGGGGGGCGGCTGCCAACCTGGACTTCGAGGGCGGGGCTGAgggcactgcccaggaggcttCCCCTGCACACACAGGTGGGCAGCTCCACCTGTCTCTGGAGCGGGATTCCTCCTGCACTCGTAGCACTGTGTCCCTGCACTATGCCCCCTGGCACCACGCGTCCCTCGAGCGGCGGTGGCGGGGAACTGCTGCGCTATAACGCCCCGGCACCCTGGAGATAGTGACTCCCCTGGACGGCCACTAGAGGGCGGCTTTGCACCAGCTATACAAGGGAGCGGAGTGGCGAGTTCCCGGCCGCAGGACTGGCAGGGAAAAggaaggggtgaggtgggggtggaTCTGTCTGGGGATGTGGTCCGGTCTCCTGGGGAAGGGGTTACAGGCTGTCCCTGGGATACTGAGGCCTGGGCTGGTCAAGCCCTGGGGAACGTGTGATCGGGGACAGCCCTGCATGGGGACCCATGGGGCGCAGCGGGCTCTGCCAACACTAGGTCCCGGCTGTGCCCGCTCTCCCATGCTCCGATGCAGCGACGTGGCCTGGACCATGACTGTGCCCCTGATGTGACAGAGCCACCCATGGCCTGGGGCCGTTCGAGCCAGGACAGCTGACACGGAGCATTCAGGTCTCCTTGCTCGGGCGGTGGATGCAGAAATCGCCCCCAACCGGCCACAGGGATAtgggcacccccaccccactggagCATGCACAGACCAGGACTGAGCCGGGGATCAGAGGCGTTGGTGTCTCTGTGCTCGTCAGCCATTGGGAGATCCGACTGTCCCAACACAGCCAGCCGGGACAGCTGCCCCATCCACCCAGCCTCGCAGAAACCTGCCGCCAGCCAAGGAGGGCAGCAGCAAAGGCAGGCGCTGCCAGGCCACCCCCAGGCCTAGCTTGGCTGGGGGAGGCCAGGGTACACACTGGACACGCAGAGCCTGACTgggggaggcaggagccctgcctttGTGAGCGGGCAGCTGGCCTGGCACTGCAGAGGTGATCCTGTTCCCTCTGCCCAGGACCCTCTCCCCGCCAGTCCCGGTACCTTGTGTGGGTCGGTGGAGGTGAAGCTGTTGCACTCCAGGAAGAAGGGCGCCTCGGGGACCACCTCGTAAACAAAGACTCTTGTGTCGCCCTAAACGCCAAGGCCAAGGAGAGTCGCGTGAGGGGAGAGCTGGCGATGTATGGGGTGCGGCCAGGCCGGGCCGATGTCAGGGGCAGCTGCCGTGTCCCCCTGGTGCTGTCATGGAGGTGTGGTGTGTGGTGAGCCAGCCAGGATGCAGCAGCCCCATGGTGACACGGGGAGGGAGGCAATGGGCCGTGGGGAGGCTCCCGGGCGGGACCCAgaggaggagcagcacccagcccTCCAGGGCCAGCTGCAAGGAGAGCACGGCCTGAAGCCTGGCCGCTGTGGGACGGAGCCCATGGGGCTGTCTGGGCCAACAGCCTCCCAACAGGGGACCCAGGCAGGGAGCTTCTCCCCCATGCAGGAAGACTCCACTCCATCATCCTGGGGCCCAGCCCTCTGGGGACCCCCTGCTCCAAACAGAGCGTGGCCACTGATGCCCCAGCGGCCGGGCACAGGGGCACTCCCCGCTGGGCTGCTGGTCACTGCTTCTCCCAGGCTCACACCCATGTGCCAGGGCCCTGTGGGACAGCCAAGCTGAGACTGTACAGCATGGCCAGCCATGCAACCCAGCCATGTGACCGACCCCCCGTGTGGTCCCTCTGGGGAGGGCATGGGTGCCATGCAGCTCCAGGGACTGGCACGAAGCTAGCAGGTCCACACCCATGTGCCAGGCCCTGTGGGACATGCAGAGCCCAGATGCTGCTCAGCCCTTTCTCCAAGGCCCTGGGCTCTTCGACTGCCCGTTGGCCCAGGGCTGCCCCGCTGGTACTCCTGGCACAGCCTGAGGCCTGGCAGCTCGGCCAGGATGTGCCACCCGCAGTGACAATGGAGAGAGAAGGATGGGCCCTGGCGGTCCGAGCCCTGGGAACACCCCAGTCACGCTCCTGGCTCCACCCGGGCCTCGCTCTGCAACTCACCTCCAGGTTGGCTCCTATGCCCAGCCCCCGGCAGGGCTGGTGAGGAGCTGGCAGACGCCCTGTCCATGCGAACTGGCTGAGCTGCCCCGCCTCTAGACACTCACCTTGCCGGTGAGGAAGACCACGCTGGTGTCCGGGTCATAGAAGGGGATGAGGGTGGAGGGAGCTGTGTCGATGCTCAACACCGCCAGGGGCCCGGCTGCCAGGGACGCTGCGTCAGACAGGTACAGCTGGCGCTCACTGCGGCTGTGTGGAGAACATGGCACAGATCAGCGGGACACGTGGCCAGCTCACCACACAGCTGCCCTCGTCCTCCTCGTGAGGAGATGCTGCTCCCTTGGCGATCCCATTCCTGGGGCACTGCCATGCCGGAGGCCATGTGGGATGGAGGCTGGCTCGGTTCAGGCTGCGGCTGCCTCCCATTCAAGATGTGCACCGGGCCCGGCAGGGG
The Eretmochelys imbricata isolate rEreImb1 chromosome 10, rEreImb1.hap1, whole genome shotgun sequence genome window above contains:
- the PAM16 gene encoding mitochondrial import inner membrane translocase subunit TIM16 — protein: MAKYLAQIIVVGVQVVGRAFARALRQEFAASRAAADARGRAGPQSAAATSISGISLQEAQQILNISKLSPEEIQKNYDHLFKVNDKSVGGSFYLQSKVVRAKERLDEELRIEAQRQNEREQGQKPKT